A stretch of the Sulfuritortus calidifontis genome encodes the following:
- a CDS encoding carbohydrate kinase family protein produces the protein MRTLICGSMAYDTIMVFKDQFKNHILSEKIHILNVSFLVPEMRREFGGCAGNIAYNLKLLGGEPVIMATVGDDFGPYAERLNQYGIDTRHIRHVHGSYTAQAFITTDLDDNQITAFHPGAMNFAHENRVGDAADIALGIVAPDGRQGMIDHARQFHEAGIPFIFDPGQGLPMFNGEELKQFIRQADFVTCNDYEAQLLQERTGESLTGLARQVKALIVTLGAQGSQIHADGQVHAIPPAKPSAVIDPTGCGDAYRAGLMFGLLQGMDWPTTGRLAGLLGALKIARQGGQNHAFGYDEIAQRFKAEYGYAL, from the coding sequence ATGCGCACCCTGATTTGCGGCTCCATGGCCTACGACACCATCATGGTGTTCAAGGACCAGTTCAAGAACCACATCCTGAGCGAGAAGATTCACATCCTGAACGTCTCCTTCCTGGTGCCGGAGATGCGCCGCGAATTCGGCGGCTGTGCCGGCAACATCGCCTACAACCTGAAGCTGCTCGGCGGCGAGCCGGTGATCATGGCCACCGTCGGTGACGACTTCGGCCCATACGCCGAGCGCCTGAATCAGTATGGCATCGACACCCGGCACATCCGCCATGTCCACGGCAGCTATACAGCACAGGCCTTCATCACCACCGACCTGGACGACAATCAGATCACCGCCTTCCATCCGGGCGCGATGAATTTCGCCCATGAAAACCGCGTGGGCGACGCGGCCGACATCGCACTCGGCATCGTCGCACCGGACGGGCGTCAGGGCATGATCGACCACGCCCGCCAGTTCCACGAGGCCGGCATCCCTTTCATCTTCGACCCAGGCCAGGGCCTGCCGATGTTCAACGGCGAGGAGCTCAAGCAGTTCATCCGCCAGGCCGATTTCGTGACCTGCAACGACTACGAGGCGCAGCTTTTGCAGGAGCGCACCGGCGAGAGCCTGACCGGGCTGGCCCGGCAGGTGAAGGCCCTGATCGTCACCCTGGGTGCCCAGGGTTCGCAGATCCACGCCGACGGCCAGGTGCACGCGATCCCGCCGGCCAAGCCGAGCGCGGTGATCGATCCCACCGGCTGCGGCGACGCCTACCGGGCCGGCCTGATGTTCGGCCTGTTGCAGGGCATGGACTGGCCGACCACCGGCCGCCTGGCCGGCCTGCTCGGCGCCCTGAAGATCGCCCGGCAGGGTGGCCAGAACCATGCCTTCGGCTACGATGAAATTGCCCAGCGGTTCAAGGCCGAATATGGTTATGCCCTGTAA
- a CDS encoding lysophospholipid acyltransferase family protein — MRPAYQLLRLLGHLLTGALTILLLFPHLSAEERARRVTVWAGRLVGLAGVRVVMHGRPPAVRGEGALIVANHVSWLDIHVLHSLLFTRFISKAEIKNWPLIGWLAEMTGTLFLERTKKSDAARINQLMAEHLRSGECLALFPEGTTTDGSEVRPFYASLFNPALAAEAQVWPVLIRYLDLNGQPTLAAAYHDDTTLAQSVMRVLRSGGLQAEVTFLPPIPATGGHRRELAQTAESAIRDALARAGRGTAPETPARRPGEMR; from the coding sequence ATGCGGCCGGCCTATCAACTGCTGCGCCTGTTGGGCCACCTGCTGACCGGTGCGCTGACCATCCTGTTGCTCTTCCCCCACCTCTCGGCCGAGGAAAGGGCGCGCCGGGTGACGGTCTGGGCCGGGCGCCTGGTCGGCCTGGCCGGCGTGCGCGTGGTCATGCACGGCCGGCCGCCGGCGGTGCGCGGCGAGGGCGCGCTGATCGTGGCCAACCATGTGTCCTGGCTGGACATCCATGTGCTGCACAGCCTGCTGTTCACCCGCTTCATCTCCAAGGCCGAGATCAAGAACTGGCCGCTGATCGGCTGGCTGGCCGAAATGACCGGCACCCTGTTCCTGGAGCGAACGAAAAAGAGCGACGCGGCGCGGATCAACCAGCTGATGGCCGAGCACCTGCGCAGCGGCGAATGCCTGGCCTTGTTCCCGGAGGGCACCACCACGGACGGCAGCGAGGTCAGGCCCTTCTACGCCTCGCTGTTCAACCCGGCACTGGCGGCCGAGGCCCAGGTCTGGCCGGTGCTGATCCGTTATCTCGACCTGAATGGCCAGCCGACCCTGGCCGCGGCCTATCACGACGACACCACCCTGGCTCAATCGGTCATGCGCGTCCTCCGCAGCGGCGGCCTGCAGGCCGAGGTCACCTTCCTGCCGCCGATCCCGGCGACCGGCGGCCACCGGCGCGAACTGGCGCAAACCGCGGAATCCGCTATCCGTGATGCTTTGGCTCGCGCCGGGCGTGGCACGGCACCTGAAACACCCGCCCGTCGTCCAGGCGAAATGCGCTGA
- a CDS encoding symmetrical bis(5'-nucleosyl)-tetraphosphatase, which translates to MSTYVIGDVQGCLGALHELLGAIEFKSGRDRLWLAGDLVNRGEDSIGTLRWCLAHDADIVAILGNHDLHLLAVAEGFVPAHKKDTLDEILDAPDREEVLEWLRFRPMVHREGKDLMVHAGLLPQWTADQAVALGRELEAALRGPGYRPFLQAMYGNEPRHWDDALQGQDRLRVIANAMTRLRFLHPDGGMEFLHKCGPEAAPPELTPWYDAPDRQSTAVRVFFGHWSTLGLYARPDVIGLDTGCLWGGRLSAFRLDDGRVFQVPCHARREPKHHG; encoded by the coding sequence ATGAGCACTTACGTCATCGGCGACGTGCAAGGCTGCCTGGGCGCCCTGCACGAACTCTTGGGCGCCATCGAATTCAAATCCGGCCGCGACCGCCTCTGGCTGGCCGGCGACCTGGTCAATCGCGGCGAGGACTCCATCGGCACCCTGCGCTGGTGCCTGGCCCACGACGCCGACATCGTCGCCATCCTGGGCAATCACGATCTGCATCTCTTGGCCGTGGCCGAGGGCTTCGTGCCGGCGCACAAGAAGGACACGCTGGACGAGATCCTCGATGCGCCGGACCGGGAGGAGGTATTGGAGTGGCTGCGCTTCCGGCCCATGGTCCATCGCGAGGGCAAGGACCTCATGGTCCACGCCGGGCTGCTGCCGCAATGGACGGCCGACCAGGCGGTGGCCCTGGGTCGCGAACTGGAGGCGGCGTTGCGCGGCCCCGGCTACCGGCCCTTCCTCCAGGCCATGTATGGCAACGAACCGCGCCACTGGGACGATGCACTCCAGGGCCAGGACCGGCTGCGGGTGATCGCCAACGCCATGACCCGGCTGCGCTTCCTGCATCCGGACGGGGGCATGGAGTTCCTGCACAAGTGCGGGCCGGAGGCGGCGCCGCCTGAGTTGACGCCTTGGTACGACGCACCCGATCGGCAGAGCACAGCTGTCCGGGTGTTCTTCGGCCACTGGTCGACCCTGGGCCTGTATGCACGGCCCGACGTGATCGGTCTCGACACCGGCTGCCTCTGGGGCGGCCGGCTCAGCGCATTTCGCCTGGACGACGGGCGGGTGTTTCAGGTGCCGTGCCACGCCCGGCGCGAGCCAAAGCATCACGGATAG
- a CDS encoding glycine zipper 2TM domain-containing protein: protein MHKRILILPLFALALTGCVGGLGGGDYERSETRRAYEVKMGVVESVRSVNLEGTQSGVGMATGAVVGGVVGSEVGEGKGKTLATVIGAVAGGIAGAAAEKGVTKKPGLEITVRLDSGRTLAVVQEDTGERFNVGDRVRVLESGGQTRVTH from the coding sequence ATGCACAAACGCATCCTGATCCTCCCCCTGTTCGCCCTGGCCTTGACCGGCTGCGTCGGCGGCCTGGGTGGCGGCGATTACGAGCGCAGTGAAACCCGCCGCGCCTACGAGGTGAAGATGGGCGTGGTCGAAAGCGTGCGCAGCGTCAATCTGGAAGGCACCCAGTCCGGCGTCGGCATGGCCACCGGTGCGGTGGTCGGCGGCGTGGTCGGCAGCGAGGTCGGCGAAGGTAAGGGCAAGACCCTGGCCACCGTGATCGGCGCCGTCGCCGGCGGCATTGCCGGCGCCGCCGCGGAGAAAGGCGTGACCAAGAAGCCCGGCCTGGAGATCACCGTGCGCCTGGACAGCGGGCGCACCCTGGCCGTCGTGCAGGAAGACACCGGCGAGCGCTTCAATGTCGGCGACCGGGTGCGCGTGCTGGAATCCGGCGGCCAGACCCGGGTCACGCACTGA
- a CDS encoding GNAT family N-acetyltransferase — protein sequence MLQERVEAGGRVKRHYQVGLADSPEAVREAQRLRYKVFAEEMGARLSTVEPGLDIDFYDPHCQHLLVRDADTGEVVGTYRILSPEAAKRIGSYYTEQEFDLTRLQHLRGRMVELGRSCVHADHRSGGVIALLWAGLAEYMLQHGYDYLIGCASIGMADGGHNAAGIWHTLKDKHLSPVEWRVTPRCPLPLESLETTAAPVVPPLIKGYLRAGAYICGEPAWDPDFNTADLPILLSMKSVNGSYARHFLK from the coding sequence ATGCTGCAGGAACGTGTGGAGGCTGGCGGCCGGGTCAAGCGGCACTATCAGGTCGGCCTGGCCGACAGTCCCGAGGCGGTGCGCGAGGCCCAGCGCCTGCGTTACAAGGTGTTCGCGGAAGAGATGGGCGCCCGGCTGAGCACCGTGGAGCCCGGCCTCGACATCGATTTCTACGACCCCCATTGCCAGCACCTGCTGGTGCGCGATGCCGACACCGGCGAGGTGGTCGGCACCTACCGCATCCTGAGCCCCGAGGCGGCCAAGCGTATCGGCAGCTATTACACCGAGCAGGAATTCGACCTCACCCGTCTGCAGCACCTGCGCGGACGCATGGTGGAACTGGGCCGCTCCTGCGTGCATGCCGACCACCGCAGCGGCGGCGTCATCGCCCTGCTCTGGGCCGGCCTGGCGGAATACATGCTGCAGCATGGCTACGACTATCTGATCGGCTGCGCCAGCATCGGCATGGCCGACGGCGGCCACAATGCGGCCGGCATCTGGCACACCCTGAAGGACAAACACCTGTCGCCCGTGGAATGGCGCGTCACCCCGCGTTGTCCGCTGCCGCTGGAATCGCTGGAGACCACGGCCGCCCCGGTAGTGCCGCCGCTGATCAAGGGCTATCTGCGCGCCGGCGCCTACATCTGCGGCGAACCGGCCTGGGACCCGGACTTCAACACGGCCGACCTGCCCATCCTGTTGTCGATGAAGAGCGTCAATGGCAGCTACGCCCGGCACTTCCTGAAGTGA